The sequence AGAAGCAGCTATAGCGGCGTTTGATATTTGTATATTCCCCATCGATAGGCTGTAAACGGTCAATAATATCAATGTATTCAGAGCCTTCGAGACAGTGGATATTCTCAGTTCCGTCCAGCTCGCGTCCGTAATCAACCATTTCCTTACGATGAATCTCTTGAAAAAAGATAACAGGCATACCAGCTTTTCTTGCAGCTAGCAGCACCCGTTCCAAGGCATCAACTGAAGCTTCGACATCTTTGGCGGGTGAACGGTAAATCCCTTTTTGTGGATCGATCATAAGCAATGCCGGATTCCCAATAATTTTACGTGTTTCCTTCTCCATTTCTAAATCAGTCCCCCCAATTAATTGTGTTATCAAGCAGCAATCTCTTTGATTTTGTACTACTCGTAAAGGAAGTCGTTAATAATTCCTGTGGAATCTACTTTTTCGGTCAGAATCTTCTGATCCATAAAGAATGCGGAGAAGCCATCCATCGTTGCTTCCCATTCAGCTTTGTTATCAACAAGCATCGTTTTTGAAGCTGCGGAGGTCGTGAGGTCCAGCGTAGCAATGGTGCTCTCTACTGCAGGCACATCCATACCTAACGCATCGGCTACAATTTTTTTGCCTTCATCGGTAGTGTTGAACAATTCAAGCCCCTCATTAAAAGACTCAACCATAGCTTTTACCGCATCCGGGTGCTCGTCGATCATGCTTTTCTTCACAACCAATGCATCTACAATCAAGTTGGGTGCTTCGGCAGTGGAATACAACAGGTGTCCGCCTTTAGCAGCAGCTTCTGACAAGTAGGGCTCCCAAGTAACCGCGGCATCGACTTGGCCAGCCATAAAGGTTGATCCAGCTAGATTGTTGTTCATATTGACAATTTCCACATCGGATTCTTTTAGATTAGCAGTCTGCAGAGCGTTCAGCAGTAGGAAGTGGGCAACCGAGCCAATGGATACAGCAACGCTTTTGCCCTTCAATTGATCCAGTGAAGCGATATCGGCGTTAGCAATGATACCATCTGCCCCTTTGGATCTGTCGATTACAGCAATAACCTGCACCGGATCCTTCGGATCTTCTTTAGCTTTCATTTGAACGACTGCATCGAGCGATTGAACAACAGCATCGAGCTTGCCGGACATAAATGCATCTCGCGTATTTCCTTCCATTTGTACAAATTCTACATTAACGCCTTTGTCGGCAAAAATCTTTTTCTCATTGGCTACAATAGCACCTGCGGAGCCGAGCCAAGGACTGAAGCCGAAGCGGATGGTTACATCGTCTGCTGCTGGTGCAGCTGAAGTAGTGACCTCTGTACTCGGTGAATTCGTTGCAGCTGCATTCGTTGCTGCAGTATTAGAATTGTCATTGCCACAGCCGGCTAGGACAAGCAGAGAGGACATGGCAAGGGCGAAAAATCCTGTTGTTTTGTTAGTTTTCATTTTTGTAACCTCCGTTTAATTGTATTATTTACGTAGTTTTTTCTTTAATTCTAGGTCTTGCTCTCTGTCCTCCCTTATTTATGAAAAAATTAAAAACCCGGAAGATTATATGAAATAATCTCCCGGGTTTTTATCCCTCCGTGTCACAGGAGCATCGAAATGCGCCCTGTGGTTTACTCTCGGACCTGTCCCTGTTGTCAGGCGGAACCCTAGTAAACTGTTTTATATTTGATTTATGTTACGTATACTAACACAAGATAAAATATTTTGACAAGGTTTTATTGAAAATTACTGAAAATGATGCTGAAAAGTGATGAGGATTGTTGAATGTTGTCGTTTTTACTACCTAAAACCAAACTAGTGTTTGACACTTTAAAGAGATGAATGTTATATTAACTCACGTGAATAATAATTGAATATTTAGTCTACTAGGGTTCCGTCGGTGGTATGCCGGGTCTGGTCCGAGAGTAGACAGTTCCCCTGCAGGGGGAGCGGACACGGAAGGATAAAAACCTGGGAGATATCATCAAGACACTAGTCTTGTGATGTCTCCTTTTTGTTTTTCCATAATAGAAAGATAGGGGATGAGCGGAATGAAGCTACAAGATATATGGAGTGAAAGGATGCATCCAGGAGGTAAATGGTCCGGCAGAATTGGACGGGGCAAGCAAATACGCTTTACGGCTATGGAGCCGGGGGCAAATGTCTCATTGATGCTGTTCAATGCTTTTGAATTAACGGAGCACTATAATATGCCGGATACACTGAAAGCACAGCATACCTCCCATTTAACCCAAGGTAATGTACTGATGAGTGATAATGGCCATGTGTTGGCGAGTATAATTCTGGATGATTTAGGCTGGCATGATCCTATTGGAGGTTATACCCTACGCTCGGTGACAGAGGCGAAATATGGAGTGAGCCCTTATCAAGAGCAACGCAATGATCGCTATCGCAGCGGACAGGATAATTTGGCTACAGAACTTGTGCGCAACGGTTTGGGTATGAGGGATCTGTCTCCTGTGGTAAATCTGTTCTCCAAAGTATTCTGTGATGATGAAGGCAATCTGCATTTTGAATCCGGACACTGCCCGGCTGGTGCGAGCGTTACCCTGCGTACTGAAATGGATGTTCTGCTGCTCGTATCCAACACACCTAATCCATTAGATGCAAGTGCTGCTTATCCTTCCGTTCCTGTAAAGATAGAAGTTCTTCCAGCCCTACCGGTAGATGATCATGATGAATGTGTGAATTACTGTCCGGAGAACCGCCGGGCATTTGAGAATACATGGGACTATTATAAGCTTCAGGACTGAAGCTATTCATTATAAAGACAGGGAGGAACGAATATGAGTGCATTCATAAGGGTGGAAAGTAGACGGATAGCTGAAGAAGCAGTTTATGATCAAGTTGTTTCTGCAGGAGAGGGTTGGATGAAGGAGTTGCTTCCAGGACAAGTGCTGCGAATTATAGATCTGGCAGGCAATCAGGCAGCAGATACGCTGCTGTATGATGCCGATAATCCGGAGGATCATTATAGTGCAGTGCAGACGATCACTGCCCAGGGTAATATCTATCTTACGACTGGTTCCGTATTGCGCACAGAATCGGGTAAGCCGCTGGCTACGATAGTAGCAGATACCTGTGGTCGTCACGATACGCTTGGCGGTGCATGCTCTTCGCAGAGCAACACGGTGCGTTATGCGCATGAGAAGGGATATATGCATAATTGCCGTGATACCTTTATGCTGGAGCTTTCGCGACATCCAGAGGGGGCGAAATACGGCAAACAGGATTTAGCTCCTAATATTAATTTTTTCATGAACGTTCCAGTAACACCAGAGGGAGGATTAACCTTTGAGGATGGTGTCTCGGGTCCTGGGTGTTATGTGGAGCTGGAGGCGGAACGCCGGGCAATGGTGCTGATCAGCAACTGCCCGCAGTTGAATAATCCCTGTAATGCCTACAATCCTACACCGGTCAGGATCTTGATCTGGAATACATGACAACATGAATACGGGGAAGGTGAGTTCAAATGTTTGATAAAGTACTAATTGCCAATAGAGGTACGATTGCCGTTCGTATAGAGCGCACACTTAAAGCTATGGGTATTGCATCCGTAGCTGTGTATACCCAAGCGGATCAGGCTAGCCTCCATGTAAGAGGAGCAGATGAAGCGGTTCTGATAGGCGAGGGCGCTCCGCAGACCAGTTATCTAAATGCTGAACTTATTCTGCAAATTGCTAAACAGACGGGTGCACAGGCGATTCATCCAGGCTATGGATTTTTAAGTGAAAATGCGGAATTTGCCCGAGCCTGCCAGGAGGAAGGGATTGTGTTCATTGGTCCCACTCCAGAGCAGATGGATATATTCGGGTTGAAGCACTCGGCAAGAGAAATCGCTGCTTCCACAGGGGTTCCGCTGCTGCCGGGAACTGGCCTGCTTATTGAACTGAAAGAAGCGCTGCAGGAAGCGGAAGCCATCGGATATCCTGTAATACTCAAAAGTACAGCTGGCGGCGGTGGAATCGGGATGCGCATATGCTGGGGGGAGTCCGAGCTAAGTGATGCCTTTGCATCCGTAACCCATCTGGCAGAGTCCAACTTTAACAATGGTGGAGTTTTTGTAGAGAAATATATAGCGAAGGCCCGTCATATTGAGGTGCAAATCTTTGGGAACCGTTACGGGGAAGTTGTTGTACTTGGAGAAAGAGACTGTTCTATTCAGCGCCGCAACCAGAAAGTCGTCGAAGAGACACCTGCCCCGAACCTACCTTCTAAAGTAAGAACAGAACTGCTGGACGCAGCTCGTAAGCTGGCTCAGGCGGCTGGCTATCGCAGTGCCGGAACGGTCGAGTTTCTATATGATCCTGAGGCGGAAGCCTTCTATTTTCTGGAGGTGAATACACGTCTGCAAGTGGAGCACGGGGTTACCGAGGAAGTGTTGGGTATAGACCTTGTGGAATGGATGGTCCGTGAAGCGGCAGATGAACTGCAGGGGTTGCAGAACCTTGTGCCTGAACCGCAAGGACATAGCATACAAGCGCGAATCTACGCCGAGGATTGTTTGCGCGATTTCCGTCCCAGTGCAGGACAGTTGGATCGTGTTGTGCTCTCCGCGAAAGCACGTAATGAAACATGGGTAACCGATGGCGTAGAGGTAACAACGCTGTACGATCCGATGCTAGCCAAGATTATTGTTCATGGGCAGGACCGGGAAGAAGCGGTCCATAAGTTAGTGCTTGCTCTGCAAGAAAGCCGCTTCTACGGCGTAACGACGAATTTATCCTATGTTACCGAGCTACTGCTGGAACAGGAATTCCTTGCTGGACGTGTGTTTACACGCCTGCTCGAAGGATTTGCCCCCGCTGAACATGCACTTGAGGTATTGGATGGAGGGGTTCAGTCTACCGTTCAGGATCATCCTGGACGCACCGGCTACTGGAATGTCGGAGTTCCACCCTGCGGTCCGATGGACCCGCTGTCGTTCCAAATTGGCAACAAGCTGCTGGGCAATCCAGAACATGCGCCGGGGTTAGAAATGACGCTCCGCGGAGGCTCCTACCGGTTCCGTGGTGAGGTTTGGTTCTGCCTCACTGGTGCGGATATGAGTGCCACTCTAGATGGAGTGCTCGTCCCGATGATGGTTCCGGTCCAGGCCAGACAAGGCCAGACTTTGTTGTTTGGTGAGGCGAAAGTAGGTATTCGCACATATTTGTTGCTAGCAGGCGGATTTGATATGCCACAGGTAATGGGCAGCTCATCAACATTCACCCTAGGCAATTTCGGTGGGCATGGAGGCAGGGCGCTTCGCACGGGGGATGTGCTGGGTATTCTGCCTTCGAAGCCTCCCTTATTTCGCGAAGCTTTATTGCCAGCGAGCCGTCCTGTACTCTCCCGTACGCCAATAATAGGCGTAATCCCAGGTCCACATTGTACAGCGGAATTTCTGAGTCCTGAATATTTGGAGCAGTTGACAGGAACGGAGTGGGAAGTTCATTTCAACAGCTCGCGCACTGGCGTACGCCTGATCGGTCCGGCCCCACTCTGGACGCGGGAGGATGGTGGAGTGGCGGGACTACATCCTTCGAATATTCATGACAATGCATATGCTGTAGGTACACTTGATTTAACGGGTGACATGCCGATTCTGCTTGGCCCTGACGGTCCAAGTCTGGGTGGCTTTGTCTGTCCTGTGACTACCGCCTCAGCGGAATTCTGGAAGCTTGGACAGCTGCGCCCAGGGGACAAGGTTCTCTTTCAACTATTGACCTTAGAAGAAGCTGAAGAGCTACGGGATTCCCAAGAGCAGTTTCTGCAGGCGCTGGGAAATAATCGGGTTGTCGACTTACCGCTCCCTGGATTGCCGCAGCTGACGAGTGAATTTATGCAGAATGATCCGATCCTCTTCTATGAGGATGGAAACCGCCAGTTTCCGCTCACCATTCGCTGCAGTGGTGACTGCAATGTACTGGTAGAGTACGGGGCTATGGAGCTGGACTTACTGCTTCGTTTCCAGGTTCATGCTTTGATGCAGGCCATACAGGATAATGGGGAAATCCCGCTCATAGATTTGACACCCGGCATCCGCTCTTTGCAGATTCATCTGGACCTCTCTCGAATGACTGTTAAGGAAGCCGCACAAATTATTATTCGCATTGACAGTGAACTTCCCGCCTTGGACTCGATTCGCGTACCCTCACGTATTGTGAATCTCCCCTTGTCCTGGGATGATCCGGCTACCCGGATTGCTATTGAACGTTACCAGAATAACGTGCGTCCGGATGCACCCTGGTGTCCGAGCAATATTGATTTTATCCGCCGAATCAATGGATTGGACAGTATGGAAGAAGTGAAGAAAATTGTTTTTGAAGCGAATTATCTAGTGCTTGGGTTAGGGGATGTCTATCTGGGTGCACCCGTAGCTACTCCGACCGATCCGCGCCATCGACTGGTCACAACGAAATATAATCCGGCCCGAACCTGGACCCCGGAGAATGCCGTCGGCATAGGTGGAGCTTATCTGTGTGTATACGGAATGGAGGGGCCAGGTGGCTACCAGTTCGTTGGACGAACGGTTCAGATGTGGAATCGGTTGCGTTCTACAGAAAGCTTCCAGCCAGATAAACCGTGGTTGCTGCGGTTCTTCGACCAGATTCGCTTTTATCCGGTAAGTGCGGAGGAGCTGCTGGTCATGCGGGAGGATTTCCTGCATGGTCGTTTTGAAGCAGATATTGTGGAGACGACCTTTGATCTCGGTGAATATTTGGACTTCTTGGATTCGATCGAAGAGACTGCTGGCGAGTTCAGCGGTCGGCAACAGCAGGCTTTTAATGAGGAACGGGAAAGCTGGAAAAGATTAGGATTAGCTGAATATATGTCAGAGCAGGAACATGCTGAACCATCTGTAGAGCAGGAGATTCCGCTCGGAGCAGTAGCGATAAGAAGTGATATGCCGGGTAGTGTGTGGAAGATTCTAGTCGCTGTGGGCCAGAAGATTGAAGAGGGAGATACTTTGGTAATTCAGGAGAGTATGAAGATGGAGTTTAATCAAAAGGCAACTTGTACCGGTACCGTTGCTGCCATTTATGTCCACCAGGGAGAGGCGGTTCAAGCCGGACAGCTTCTGGTCAGTATCGTCGAATAGTCGAATAGGAGAGGAGAGATTCACCATATGGTCCCTAAGCAAATTCCTTTGAAATTATCGGTCTCTGAGCTTCGCAAAGCCTATCTAGTTGGTGCATTGACACCAAAGGAAGTAATCGATGCTGTTATAGCTCGCGCCTCCAACGACGAAAGCATGAATATTTGGATTACACCACCGTCCTTAGACTTTATTCAACCACATTTGGACCGTTTGTCTACACTTGATCCACAGGAATATCCGCTTTGGGGCATTCCTTTTGCCATCAAGGATAATATCGATCTTGGTGGAGTGGAGACTACAGCAGGTTGTGCGGAGTATGCCTATACCCCGGAGCAGCATTCTGGCATAGTGGCAAGATTAATTGAAGCAGGGGCTCTCCCGGTTGGGAAAAGCAATCTGGATCAGTTCGCTACCGGATTGGTTGGAACGCGGAGTCCTTATGGCGAAGCCCACAATGCGCTGCGGCCTGAACTAATTAGTGGCGGTTCCAGTGCAGGCTCATCAGTTGCTGTCGCCCGTGGGCAGGCTGCCTTCTCACTAGGCACAGATACTGCCGGATCCGGACGTGTGCCTGCTGCCTTGCACGGGCTTGTCGGCTGGAAGCCCAGTCTAGGTTCATGGCCCGTTATTGGTGTGGTTCCCGCCTGTGCGAGCCTTGACTGTGTCACTGTTATGGCGCACACGCTGGAAGATGTGCTGGAAGTTGACAATGTTGCCAGAGGATTCCACGAGAATGACCCGTGGTCACGCCACTTACCGGCACCTGTGGAGAAATTACCTCTGCGAATCTGTGTGCCGAAAGAGCCACTAGTCTTCTTTGGCCCGTTCGCGGAATTGTATCAACGCGCTTGGGAGTCAGCACTGGAGAAACTGCAGACGTTAAATATTAATGTGGAAACCATAAATACAGATTTGTTTTCTGAAGCAGCAGCGATTCTGTACGAAGGTCCTTGGGTTGCCGAGCGCTGGGCTGACTTGGGGAACTTTATTGAGGCTAATCCTGGTGTGGCTTTCCCGGTTACCGAAACCGTGCTGCGCTCTGGGGCGGCTGCTGAATATGATGCAGCTTCGGTATTCCAAGCTATGCATAAGCTGCAGAGCTTTAAGCTTGAAGCCCGAAAAAGACTTCAAGATGCAGTGTTAATCCTTCCAACAGTAGGAGGGACCTGGACACGCGCTCAGGTTAGAAAGGACCCCATTGCCACCAACCGGCAGATGGGTCTATATACAAACCATTGCAATCTACTGGATCTATGTGCGGTAGCGCTGCCTGCAGGTTATGCGGACGTCGATCTGCCGTTTGGTATTACCCTGTTTGCACCCGCTGAAGCAGAGGGTCTTATCCGTGCAGCGGCGAAGCTTTTCTCCCTTTCGCAAGAGCTGGAGTTAAGAGGGGAGGGTGAACATGTTGTTGGACAATAAGAAGACAACCCTATTGGTAGCGGTCTGCGGTCTGCATATGCGGGGTTTTCCACTCGAAAAACAGATGATCGAATATCATGCAAAGTTTCTGCGTGAAGATAATACAGCGGCAAAATATAAGCTCTACAAGTTGCCTACTATACCGGCTAAGCCAGGACTAATTAAACAAACTGCAGACGGCAATTCAATCCGGCTTGAAATCTGGGAAATGCCATTGGCAGATTTCGGAGCCTTTACTGCCGGGATTCCAGCACCGCTTGGCATCGGCAAGGTGGAGCTGGAGAATGGTGAAGAGGTCAGTGGTTTTATCTGTGAGGGATATGCGGCGCTGGGAGCCGAAGATATTACTTCTTCTGGGGGCTGGCGAAATATAAGCCAGTAAGAATAAAGATCGCAGCCAAACTCCTTTTTAGGATTGGGCTGCGATCTTTTTCATACTTAGGAAACAGCCTATTTGAGTTCTTGCTCCAGTGCTACGCCCATCTCTCGAGAGCGTTCTGCACAGCGGTTCACTGCGGCTATGACCGTTTCGAAGAAATCCCCTTTATCTAGCACTTCCAGCGCCGCTTGGGTAGAACCGTTCGGTGAAGTTACTTTTTTGCGCAGGGCAGCGGGTGTTTCTCCGGTCTGCTGCACCATGCGGGCGGCACCCAGAACGGTTTGTACCGTGAGTTCAGTGCTTTGTTCCACAGGAAGTCCACCACGGATACCGGCCGCGATCATGGCTTCCATCATGTAATAGATATAAGCTGGGCCGCTGCCAGAGATGCCGGTTAAGGTTTCCATCCGTTCCTCATCGATGACGGTTGTCAGGCCAACAGCTTCAAAGATGTTAAGGGCAAGACGACGACCAGCCTCATCCACTTGCTTGGAAAAAGCTAAACCTGTAGCCCCGAGGCCAATCGAACTTGAAGTATTGGGCATCGTGCGTACTACGGGTTGTTGGGTACCTAGCAGACCCTGAATGGTGCGGATAGACAAGCCTGCAATGACAGAGATGATCAGCTGATCCGCAGAGAGGATTGGTCCTAGGTTGCGCAAAGCTTCCGCAGCATCCTTAGGTTTCATTGCTAAAACAATGACCGGAGAATTTCGCAGATATTCTATTTTTTGCTCCGAATCGTTGCTGCCTATAACGCCATAGCGGCTTCGCAGTTCGGCCAAGCGCTCACTCCCGCTGCGGTTTAGCATAATGATCTTGTCGGATGACACCACACTACGGGAAATCATTCCGCGAACGATAGCTTCTGCCATCGAGCCTGCGCCATAAAACACAATATTATGATTAATAAGTGGAACTGAAGGTTGCTGACACATGGCTAAATTCCTCCTAAATGTTAAGTGGATCCAATACTTGAATACTAACCCCGTACTTGCCCGGTGCCATAAATTTTATATTTGGTTGAAGTGAGTGCTGGCAGACCCATTGGTCCGCGCGCATGCAGCTTTTGGGTGCTGATGCCG comes from Paenibacillus sp. 19GGS1-52 and encodes:
- a CDS encoding isochorismatase family cysteine hydrolase, whose product is MEKETRKIIGNPALLMIDPQKGIYRSPAKDVEASVDALERVLLAARKAGMPVIFFQEIHRKEMVDYGRELDGTENIHCLEGSEYIDIIDRLQPIDGEYTNIKRRYSCFFGTDLDILLRGLNIQTLIIGGYYTDVCVHYTAVDAHQHDYYIRVVHDGCRGSSDEAHEASLNAITYLQHASKTNSDEMVPLIEAWGSAKKTSV
- a CDS encoding ABC transporter substrate-binding protein, which gives rise to MKTNKTTGFFALAMSSLLVLAGCGNDNSNTAATNAAATNSPSTEVTTSAAPAADDVTIRFGFSPWLGSAGAIVANEKKIFADKGVNVEFVQMEGNTRDAFMSGKLDAVVQSLDAVVQMKAKEDPKDPVQVIAVIDRSKGADGIIANADIASLDQLKGKSVAVSIGSVAHFLLLNALQTANLKESDVEIVNMNNNLAGSTFMAGQVDAAVTWEPYLSEAAAKGGHLLYSTAEAPNLIVDALVVKKSMIDEHPDAVKAMVESFNEGLELFNTTDEGKKIVADALGMDVPAVESTIATLDLTTSAASKTMLVDNKAEWEATMDGFSAFFMDQKILTEKVDSTGIINDFLYE
- a CDS encoding urea amidolyase associated protein UAAP1, giving the protein MKLQDIWSERMHPGGKWSGRIGRGKQIRFTAMEPGANVSLMLFNAFELTEHYNMPDTLKAQHTSHLTQGNVLMSDNGHVLASIILDDLGWHDPIGGYTLRSVTEAKYGVSPYQEQRNDRYRSGQDNLATELVRNGLGMRDLSPVVNLFSKVFCDDEGNLHFESGHCPAGASVTLRTEMDVLLLVSNTPNPLDASAAYPSVPVKIEVLPALPVDDHDECVNYCPENRRAFENTWDYYKLQD
- a CDS encoding urea amidolyase associated protein UAAP2, translating into MSAFIRVESRRIAEEAVYDQVVSAGEGWMKELLPGQVLRIIDLAGNQAADTLLYDADNPEDHYSAVQTITAQGNIYLTTGSVLRTESGKPLATIVADTCGRHDTLGGACSSQSNTVRYAHEKGYMHNCRDTFMLELSRHPEGAKYGKQDLAPNINFFMNVPVTPEGGLTFEDGVSGPGCYVELEAERRAMVLISNCPQLNNPCNAYNPTPVRILIWNT
- the uca gene encoding urea carboxylase, encoding MFDKVLIANRGTIAVRIERTLKAMGIASVAVYTQADQASLHVRGADEAVLIGEGAPQTSYLNAELILQIAKQTGAQAIHPGYGFLSENAEFARACQEEGIVFIGPTPEQMDIFGLKHSAREIAASTGVPLLPGTGLLIELKEALQEAEAIGYPVILKSTAGGGGIGMRICWGESELSDAFASVTHLAESNFNNGGVFVEKYIAKARHIEVQIFGNRYGEVVVLGERDCSIQRRNQKVVEETPAPNLPSKVRTELLDAARKLAQAAGYRSAGTVEFLYDPEAEAFYFLEVNTRLQVEHGVTEEVLGIDLVEWMVREAADELQGLQNLVPEPQGHSIQARIYAEDCLRDFRPSAGQLDRVVLSAKARNETWVTDGVEVTTLYDPMLAKIIVHGQDREEAVHKLVLALQESRFYGVTTNLSYVTELLLEQEFLAGRVFTRLLEGFAPAEHALEVLDGGVQSTVQDHPGRTGYWNVGVPPCGPMDPLSFQIGNKLLGNPEHAPGLEMTLRGGSYRFRGEVWFCLTGADMSATLDGVLVPMMVPVQARQGQTLLFGEAKVGIRTYLLLAGGFDMPQVMGSSSTFTLGNFGGHGGRALRTGDVLGILPSKPPLFREALLPASRPVLSRTPIIGVIPGPHCTAEFLSPEYLEQLTGTEWEVHFNSSRTGVRLIGPAPLWTREDGGVAGLHPSNIHDNAYAVGTLDLTGDMPILLGPDGPSLGGFVCPVTTASAEFWKLGQLRPGDKVLFQLLTLEEAEELRDSQEQFLQALGNNRVVDLPLPGLPQLTSEFMQNDPILFYEDGNRQFPLTIRCSGDCNVLVEYGAMELDLLLRFQVHALMQAIQDNGEIPLIDLTPGIRSLQIHLDLSRMTVKEAAQIIIRIDSELPALDSIRVPSRIVNLPLSWDDPATRIAIERYQNNVRPDAPWCPSNIDFIRRINGLDSMEEVKKIVFEANYLVLGLGDVYLGAPVATPTDPRHRLVTTKYNPARTWTPENAVGIGGAYLCVYGMEGPGGYQFVGRTVQMWNRLRSTESFQPDKPWLLRFFDQIRFYPVSAEELLVMREDFLHGRFEADIVETTFDLGEYLDFLDSIEETAGEFSGRQQQAFNEERESWKRLGLAEYMSEQEHAEPSVEQEIPLGAVAIRSDMPGSVWKILVAVGQKIEEGDTLVIQESMKMEFNQKATCTGTVAAIYVHQGEAVQAGQLLVSIVE
- a CDS encoding allophanate hydrolase is translated as MVPKQIPLKLSVSELRKAYLVGALTPKEVIDAVIARASNDESMNIWITPPSLDFIQPHLDRLSTLDPQEYPLWGIPFAIKDNIDLGGVETTAGCAEYAYTPEQHSGIVARLIEAGALPVGKSNLDQFATGLVGTRSPYGEAHNALRPELISGGSSAGSSVAVARGQAAFSLGTDTAGSGRVPAALHGLVGWKPSLGSWPVIGVVPACASLDCVTVMAHTLEDVLEVDNVARGFHENDPWSRHLPAPVEKLPLRICVPKEPLVFFGPFAELYQRAWESALEKLQTLNINVETINTDLFSEAAAILYEGPWVAERWADLGNFIEANPGVAFPVTETVLRSGAAAEYDAASVFQAMHKLQSFKLEARKRLQDAVLILPTVGGTWTRAQVRKDPIATNRQMGLYTNHCNLLDLCAVALPAGYADVDLPFGITLFAPAEAEGLIRAAAKLFSLSQELELRGEGEHVVGQ
- the proC gene encoding pyrroline-5-carboxylate reductase; translation: MCQQPSVPLINHNIVFYGAGSMAEAIVRGMISRSVVSSDKIIMLNRSGSERLAELRSRYGVIGSNDSEQKIEYLRNSPVIVLAMKPKDAAEALRNLGPILSADQLIISVIAGLSIRTIQGLLGTQQPVVRTMPNTSSSIGLGATGLAFSKQVDEAGRRLALNIFEAVGLTTVIDEERMETLTGISGSGPAYIYYMMEAMIAAGIRGGLPVEQSTELTVQTVLGAARMVQQTGETPAALRKKVTSPNGSTQAALEVLDKGDFFETVIAAVNRCAERSREMGVALEQELK